One window of Triticum dicoccoides isolate Atlit2015 ecotype Zavitan chromosome 5A, WEW_v2.0, whole genome shotgun sequence genomic DNA carries:
- the LOC119296809 gene encoding pathogenesis-related protein 1-like — MPSTNSWTHEIESPVAAPRLFRAGVMDWHTLAPKLVPQIVASAHAVEGEGGVGSVRQFNFTSAMPFNLIKERLEFLDVDKCECKSTLIEGGGIGAAIEAATSHIKVESAANGRSMVKVKSTYKLLPGIEVEDEITKAKGYVTAIFKAAEAYLIANPDAYNDQINQSTEIIYMINM; from the exons ATGCCCTCCACCAATAGCTGGACCCATGAGATCGAGTCGCcggtcgccgccccgcgcctcttCCGCGCCGGCGTCATGGACTGGCACACCCTGGCCCCCAAGCTCGTGCCGCAGATCGTCGCCAGCGCCCACGCTGTTGAGGGAGAAGGCGGCGTAGGGAGCGTCAGGCAGTTCAACTTCACCTCAG CCATGCCCTTCAACCTCATCAAGGAGAGGCTCGAGTTCCTTGACGTGGACAAGTGCGAGTGCAAGTCGACCCTCATCGAGGGTGGTGGCATCGGCGCCGCGATTGAGGCGGCCACGTCACACATTAAGGTGGAGTCGGCGGCCAACGGCCGCAGCATGGTCAAGGTGAAATCAACATACAAGCTGCTGCCAGGCATAGAGGTGGAGGATGAGATCACCAAGGCCAAGGGCTATGTCACGGCCATCTTCAAGGCCGCCGAGGCCTACCTTATCGCCAACCCGGATGCCTACAACGACCAAATAAATCAGTCAACAGAGATCATATATATGATTAACATGTGA
- the LOC119298796 gene encoding uncharacterized protein At1g76660-like isoform X2 — translation MAAPGSSNGGGGSRSQQQQQPQQDKSIWAGCFSGLSCFGAQKGGKRIVPAARMPDGSASTNRGNAQSGGNPNQNGAMNLSLLAPPSSPASFSNSALPSTAQSPNCFLSISANSPGGPTSNMFAVGPYANEPQLVSPPAAFSTYTTEPSTAPLTPPPELAHATTPSSPDVPYAQFLSSSMGLKTAGKEHNMHYYSGGSGLQGPYPLYQPGSPSSSLISPASVTPRTGLSSPIPEQNVPTAAHWKTSRSACDTPYSIASPIPEQEVPTAHWKTSRSACDTPYSRTSPSNIFGLDSAATRNSLLDSNFFRPAASAQFYLDQAYNGGKLSVSRDKQQDADEVEAYRASFGFSADEMVTSTQRYAEAPDATLDEGFSISPFGNNAPANNTEEARPFNELPNDEVQKVGKMSRSLSNAKEMMTSPSKKPADQLQHKAVYLDIFKGTKGGYLSEDDTSAVKDCHPFRMTRDEISLKPIEVRKKAPAGQACSDAEVEFRRARSLREANSVLSWRSTLSRQLQ, via the exons ATGGCGGCGCCGGGGAGCAGTAATGGCGGTGGCGGCAGCAGatcccagcagcagcagcagccgcagcaggacAAG AGTATATGGGCTGGCTGTTTCTCTGGCTTGTCATGCTTTGGGGCGCAGAAGGGTGGAAAGCGTATAGTTCCTGCAGCACGTATGCCCGACGGGAGCGCATCGACTAACCGTGGAAATGCTCAGTCTGGTGGCAATCCCAACCAAAATGGGGCTATGAATCTGTCCCTTCTCGCACCACCGTCATCGCCGGCATCCTTCTCCAACTCCGCACTTCCTTCGACTGCCCAGTCACCTAACTGCTTCCTGTCAATCTCTGCAAATTCTCCAGGTGGCCCAACATCTAACATGTTTGCTGTTGGACCATATGCCAATGAGCCTCAGCTCGTCTCACCTCCGGCAGCCTTTTCGACCTACACAACTGAGCCATCCACAGCACCACTGACCCCTCCTCCTGAACTGGCTCATGCAACCACTCCATCCTCTCCAGATGTCCCGTACGCTCAGTTCCTTTCGTCGTCTATGGGTCTTAAAACTGCAGGCAAGGAGCACAACATGCATTACTACTCTGGTGGTTCAGGGCTCCAGGGGCCTTATCCACTTTACCAACCAGGGAGCCCTTCCAGCAGCCTCATTTCGCCTGCCTCGGTGACTCCGAGGACCGGCCTCTCCTCGCCTATCCCTGAGCAAAATGTTCCTACTGCTGCTCACTGGAAGACATCCAGGTCCGCCTGCGACACGCCGTATTCCATTGCTTCACCCATACCCGAGCAAGAGGTCCCTACTGCACACTGGAAGACCTCCAGGTCTGCCTGTGACACGCCGTACTCCAGGACATCGCCGTCGAACATCTTCGGGCTTGATTCAGCTGCCACAAGAAACTCCCTGCTAGATAGCAACTTCTTCCGCCCGGCTGCGTCTGCTCAGTTCTACCTGGATCAGGCTTATAATGGTGGCAAGCTCAGCGTctcgagggacaagcaacaagatgcTGATGAGGTTGAAGCGTACCGAGCATCATTTGGATTCAGTGCCGATGAGATGGTTACAAGCACTCAACGTTATGCAGAAGCACCAGATGCCACGCTTGATGAGGGATTCAGCATATCTCCATTTGGAAACAATGCCCCTGCTAATAATACAGAGGAGGCACGCCCGTTTAATGAGCTGCCTAATGATGAGGTTCAGAAGGTGGGTAAGATGAGTAGATCACTTTCAAATGCAAAAGAGATGATGACAAGTCCCTCAAAGAAGCCAGCAGACCAGCTTCAACATAAGGCAGTGTACCTCGATATATTCAAAG GAACTAAAGGGGGGTATCTGTCTGAGGACGACACGTCAGCTGTGAAAGACTGCCATCCATTCAGGATGACTCGAGACGAGATATCTCTGAAACCgatagaggtgaggaagaaggcccCAGCCGGGCAGGCATGCTCGGACGCGGAGGTCGAGTTCAGAAGGGCGAGGAGCCTGAGAGAGGCCAACAGCGTCTTGTCGTGGCGCAGCACCCTGTCAAGGCAACTACAGTAA
- the LOC119298796 gene encoding uncharacterized protein At1g76660-like isoform X1 produces MAAPGSSNGGGGSRSQQQQQPQQDKQSIWAGCFSGLSCFGAQKGGKRIVPAARMPDGSASTNRGNAQSGGNPNQNGAMNLSLLAPPSSPASFSNSALPSTAQSPNCFLSISANSPGGPTSNMFAVGPYANEPQLVSPPAAFSTYTTEPSTAPLTPPPELAHATTPSSPDVPYAQFLSSSMGLKTAGKEHNMHYYSGGSGLQGPYPLYQPGSPSSSLISPASVTPRTGLSSPIPEQNVPTAAHWKTSRSACDTPYSIASPIPEQEVPTAHWKTSRSACDTPYSRTSPSNIFGLDSAATRNSLLDSNFFRPAASAQFYLDQAYNGGKLSVSRDKQQDADEVEAYRASFGFSADEMVTSTQRYAEAPDATLDEGFSISPFGNNAPANNTEEARPFNELPNDEVQKVGKMSRSLSNAKEMMTSPSKKPADQLQHKAVYLDIFKGTKGGYLSEDDTSAVKDCHPFRMTRDEISLKPIEVRKKAPAGQACSDAEVEFRRARSLREANSVLSWRSTLSRQLQ; encoded by the exons ATGGCGGCGCCGGGGAGCAGTAATGGCGGTGGCGGCAGCAGatcccagcagcagcagcagccgcagcaggacAAG CAGAGTATATGGGCTGGCTGTTTCTCTGGCTTGTCATGCTTTGGGGCGCAGAAGGGTGGAAAGCGTATAGTTCCTGCAGCACGTATGCCCGACGGGAGCGCATCGACTAACCGTGGAAATGCTCAGTCTGGTGGCAATCCCAACCAAAATGGGGCTATGAATCTGTCCCTTCTCGCACCACCGTCATCGCCGGCATCCTTCTCCAACTCCGCACTTCCTTCGACTGCCCAGTCACCTAACTGCTTCCTGTCAATCTCTGCAAATTCTCCAGGTGGCCCAACATCTAACATGTTTGCTGTTGGACCATATGCCAATGAGCCTCAGCTCGTCTCACCTCCGGCAGCCTTTTCGACCTACACAACTGAGCCATCCACAGCACCACTGACCCCTCCTCCTGAACTGGCTCATGCAACCACTCCATCCTCTCCAGATGTCCCGTACGCTCAGTTCCTTTCGTCGTCTATGGGTCTTAAAACTGCAGGCAAGGAGCACAACATGCATTACTACTCTGGTGGTTCAGGGCTCCAGGGGCCTTATCCACTTTACCAACCAGGGAGCCCTTCCAGCAGCCTCATTTCGCCTGCCTCGGTGACTCCGAGGACCGGCCTCTCCTCGCCTATCCCTGAGCAAAATGTTCCTACTGCTGCTCACTGGAAGACATCCAGGTCCGCCTGCGACACGCCGTATTCCATTGCTTCACCCATACCCGAGCAAGAGGTCCCTACTGCACACTGGAAGACCTCCAGGTCTGCCTGTGACACGCCGTACTCCAGGACATCGCCGTCGAACATCTTCGGGCTTGATTCAGCTGCCACAAGAAACTCCCTGCTAGATAGCAACTTCTTCCGCCCGGCTGCGTCTGCTCAGTTCTACCTGGATCAGGCTTATAATGGTGGCAAGCTCAGCGTctcgagggacaagcaacaagatgcTGATGAGGTTGAAGCGTACCGAGCATCATTTGGATTCAGTGCCGATGAGATGGTTACAAGCACTCAACGTTATGCAGAAGCACCAGATGCCACGCTTGATGAGGGATTCAGCATATCTCCATTTGGAAACAATGCCCCTGCTAATAATACAGAGGAGGCACGCCCGTTTAATGAGCTGCCTAATGATGAGGTTCAGAAGGTGGGTAAGATGAGTAGATCACTTTCAAATGCAAAAGAGATGATGACAAGTCCCTCAAAGAAGCCAGCAGACCAGCTTCAACATAAGGCAGTGTACCTCGATATATTCAAAG GAACTAAAGGGGGGTATCTGTCTGAGGACGACACGTCAGCTGTGAAAGACTGCCATCCATTCAGGATGACTCGAGACGAGATATCTCTGAAACCgatagaggtgaggaagaaggcccCAGCCGGGCAGGCATGCTCGGACGCGGAGGTCGAGTTCAGAAGGGCGAGGAGCCTGAGAGAGGCCAACAGCGTCTTGTCGTGGCGCAGCACCCTGTCAAGGCAACTACAGTAA